Sequence from the Scomber scombrus chromosome 1, fScoSco1.1, whole genome shotgun sequence genome:
CAAAATTGACTTATATTATTGTGTACACCTGAAGAGCTAACCTGAATCCTATTAATAGTGTTCAAGCTCTgatttttaagttatttaattGGTTACAGGTGTTCTCACATGTGAATTGTGGGTACAGTGTATGCCACACTGTACCCACAGTGGCAGTATTTAACAAACAACAGAACACAGGCTTTTAGTTTTGAAGGATGTGTCTGTATAACTGTGTGTAGTTATTtgcaaaaagtgtgttttaaaattggTTTAGCATTCCTGATCAATAGATCTATGAGTAATTGGTTTTCGATAATTGTGCAACGGTATTAGTTGTTGTGTCTTGGTAATTATATAGTAGAttatatagaaaaatataataataataatatataattgttttattgCTCACTATTGTTGAATTGCACAATCTAGGAAGTATGTAAACTTATTGCACTTTTCTACAAACATTACCCATCCACCCACCGTGCAcgcatttgttttatttcacgCTACGGGAACTGTATTTTTGTGAAATGCTGTTGTGTTTGATGTAATATTGGTGTGTTTTGCATTTCATAACCACCATAAAAATGCATCCAGTTTTTCAGTCACACGTGACTGGGAATGAACCTGCtgtattttcactttgacaACATGATGTTTGACTGACTGTTGACTCCCAGGAATGTGTGCTACACCCTCTTTGATTTACATGTTTGACTAAGCTGAGGTAATAACCCTCATCCGGCTTTTTTGTCATTCTGTCTTAATAACGTGTTACAGAAAACAATACCAGTGGTGACAGTGGATGAGGTCGGCTAATGTTGGACTGTAATTATGCTTGAACCTTTTTATGAGTGTGtgatctatttaaaaaaatctactgGTTATGTATCACATTTCCCTTTGCTGTGAGTCCCGATGGTGTTTATGTGGCCACTGAAACATTCCACTCTGGACTCCCTTCACTCTCTGCATCCCTGCATCTGATTGAGTTACACAGGGGAACACGTTTTGAACAGGTGCCCAGTGAACCCCTCCGCAgccacacacactgctctctgCTTCCCCTTCTTCCTTGACTTGCTCCCTCTGTCATTGTAACACGACTCCCACTCCTTCAGCCAGCCCTGTCGTCCTCACATACTCCAGTGGAGTTTGGGTATGCTGGGTACAGCACACATAACTGGACATGCCATTGACGCGCAGGGTTAATGCTTATGATATGAGGTGTGAACGGTTACCCATCAGGAACACTGTGTTAATCCTGTGACAGTAACTTCCACTTCAACCAACAGTTGTGGAGTTGTTAAAATGCTGGTATTGAGCAGCGGTGGAGAGCAGGAGATCATGTTGGCACAGAGACGTGCAGTGGGAGGACTGGAATGATGCCACTAGGGGATACCCTAACCCCCTtcttacacccccccccccccccctcatccaATCGGTCCAGCTACTCAACTGTGTACACTCACTATTTTGGCAGTTTGTATCTCAACCTCTACCTGGCATTGTGTGCATTGAGTGGCACAGCTgtacctgaaaaataaaaaatatatgacaAACAAAGAAGCATGAGATCTCCAGGAACACTAAAGTGAAacatatataaagtatataataaGTGGCGTATTGTCCTTGGCTTGACAACCCTGTTTGcttgtttaaaaacatttatggtGTTTAGTGAAAAGGTCTCATGACTAAATGTTATTCAGCATATTATTAATTGAAAGTGTCATGCAGACATCAGGAGTAATGTAGGATTTGAAATTTGTCTTCCTagcagaatattaaaaaaaagtgtaatgaagATTTCAACAGCTTGAAGATAAGAAAATCAAACTGCAAGACAatgtgaatattaaataaataatcactCTCACACAGATTTACTAACGGGGTTAATACACAAAGTGCTGTATTAACCCCGTTTTAACTGTGCATTTTAATATTATGATGGCAATGCAGTAATGCtaatcatcttttctttttaatcctAAAATCCTTCATCTTTAATCCTATATatcatattaaaatgtacatatatgtattaggcattgttattattatgggaattgacatatttttataatttgtatttttttttatttttctgtgccCAATAAGcatgtattattcattattgttattgcatCTGTTATTATTCAAGTGTCCATTTATGACCAGTGTAATTTTCTGTGTGATCTCCACTCTGCAGAACATTTCCACTTCCAGTAGAGCAGAGCAGGATGTTGCGTCTTTAAGAGTTAAGAAACTTGAAACCGTGTTTGCGCAACAATCAGTGCGGCTCCCTGCCATGGATGTATTCCAGCCGCCGGAGTGTCTAGACTGGCACATGATGGCGGGAATCAACCAATGGCTCCAGAGCTTTCCTCTGGGGGccccgagagagagagagagagagagagagagagagagagagagagagagagagagagagagagagagagagagagagagagagagagagagagagagagagagagagagagaggagagagagagagagagagagagagagagagagagtcaataTAAACAGAACAGGAAGAGAAAGGTGAAGTTTGTgagcttcaaaataaaagcctaCTTTTACTCAGACAAACATGAACACTGGCAGCAGTTGTAttaatatatcaaaatgttcCATATATAAAATCGAAATCCAATCATGTTTTCTTACTGTAAAACAATATATGAGGTGTGCTTATGCAGGCTTAAAACAACCAATTTCAACAAATAATATCATGACATCcatcaataaatcaaacttcTTCTTTTAGCAGCAGAGGTAGGATTCATTATggcaatataaatataaaataatatcaaatataaaaaggatAACTTGTCAACAGTTTTGTCTAAGACATGGGCATTATATGATATGTAAACATGTCAGGACAATGCAGGTAAGGTAGCAGCATGTAGTCCTAAATCTGTAGATTGGCTCAGGACTATGGAAGAGGATTAGTGCcacatgtgaaaaataaatgctgACTTTTAACTCAGAACTCAAATTAGCCTAAACTTCATTTCGTAGCTTACAAATTATCTTATACTTTACTTTTCTTAGCTTATCAATTAACCTATATGACATTTGGTAGCCTTCTATTTATTGACACATTAACAGTGTTACCTTtacaattaatcagttattcAATGCACAGCAGGTCACAACATGGAAACTGACAACAATATCAAGAAAGAATGACTATTTAGTGTAATTAAAGCTGTTTATTCAaggaaagtgtttttcttttcttatcatCAGTATTAAATTGTTCTTATTGTACTTTGctgtaatatttatcatgtcTGTTATAATAAATCcgtttttctctctcagaaaTTTCTGGAAAATACAACCTGTAAAATGAATCATTAGCAAATGTATTTCATGATAAGAGACCTTTAAACGTCCTGCCAAACTTTCTTTAGGTTACATTTTACCAATCAATGAATTCATTCCTTCATCTTAAAAGTTGTATTCAGTATTTGCAGCGTTCACCGTTAAAACTTTTAGTTTGTAAGTAAAAGCCGAAAGAGACGGGTTTTATTTTGGCAGGCTTGactgcggtgtgtgtgtgtgtgtgtgtgtgtgtgtgtgtgtgtgtgtgtgtgtgtgtgtgtgtgtgtgtgtgtgtgtgtgtgtgtgtgtgtgtgtgtgtgtgtgtgtgtgttttgcgtgtgcgcgtgtgcctgtgtgtgtgttttgcgtGTGTGCGCCCGAGAAGGACTTGCAGGGGAGTGGAGAGTGGAGTAATTCCAGCTCTCTTTAAAACAACTTCTCAGCGCGGAATCCGTCCTGGAGTTTGGCACCGGAGTCCCCGACCATCCCGGCTTTATCTCGGGATTCTGCAGCGGGATTACAACTTCCACGACAGCGAAAGAAAACACCGGGATTTCAGTCTAGTGAGGATTTATTCTGGGGTGAGGGAAAAGGTTTTAAGGACCGTGGGGCGCCCAAAGCTGAGGGAGAAACTCTGGAGAACTCTTGGATGTATGCGTCCTGATGCGCATGTTACTGTTTGGTTAATGTAAACTGATACTGCTGCATGAGTGGTTTAACTATGGTTTGGGGATTGTGTGCGGGATCTCCACAGTGTTGGGGACTTGAAGGTTTTGTGAGAGAGCTGGCAAAAGTTGTGGCTTAATTGAGTTGGCGACAGCCGGTCACTAAACAGTGACTGTGTGTAGCCTTCTCCTTCTCCAGACGTTTAGTGATGTTTAACGTAACACATGCGTAAATATTGTTTTCTAATGCTGCGGGATAGCCATAAAACGGTGACCACCGGCTGCGCATGTTGTGCGCACCGTGCACAATCCCCAGGTCTTGCGCGACGAGTCTAAATCGATGTGGCATCTCCCGAGACCCGGACGGGACCGACACGACACATCCAAAACTGTCTAGGTTGTCGTATGTTCAAGTCGAAACGCTCAGGTCTTGTACGGCGACTCTGGAGAAGCCGTCTGGTCACCGAGAGCGACGGGCGGGATGGAAACAGACGAGGTGAGGGAGGACGGAACGGTCCGTGCAGCAGAAACTCAGGAAAGCTCCACAGACATGAGCAGCGGTCGGTGACACACGCTGACCCGGCTGCAGGACTCATAGTGGAGGCTGGAGAGCTGACGGAGAGcgcagagagggaggaagaggagcaacCTGACGATGACCGGGGTGCCATGTGCGTCCCGGAGCACAGAGGCTCCCGGCGGGGACAGGAGGGCGACAGTAGGACGGtgacatgttgtttgtttggggAATGGGATCTCAGATCTCGGAGCCCATATTGGGCCCCAAGAAAAGACGCAGGGGGACCTTGTCAGAGCTCACCAAGGCACGCGGCGCTGGAGGAGGAACTCTCGAGCACCGCTcatgtttttctgaaaagaCTCAAGGAGAGATGTCTGGACGCTTTGGTGAAGGCTGTAGAGACCAAAGGAGGGATACCGAGCGAGTGCGTCATGGTGCCGAGCACTGAGCTGCGGCTCGATGCTCATCACATCTCTCCTCAGTATCTCCTGTGCAGACTGTACCGCTGGAGCGACCTGCCACTCTCAGCCCGGCTCAAAGCGCTGTGCCACTGCCAGAGCTTCAGCGCAGTGGACAGCGCAAAAGTGTGCTGCAACCCTTATCACTACAGCCGCTTGTGTGGGCCAGGTAAGGACACTAGAGGCGGGGGGTGAGGGGCTAGATCTGATCCTCAGGGGACCTTTATGCTTAGAAAATACCTTTTTGCGAAAATACCAAATTGCAACTGATTAGAAGTATGCTATGGGTGATAGGGAAGATGAGAGGAGAATATTCAAGGTAAATACCTTCATGCTGCTCTGTCAACTTCCACCACATTTAGCATCACTCAAAACAAGCCATCACAAGTCTTCTGAGGGCCCCTTGGACCCCCTCAAGAAGCTTTTGGGACCCCACTCTGAGAACCACTGCGTACCAAAGCCAGGTTGAGTGCCATGAGACTTAAATAAATCTCATAGCAGTGAAATGCGTCATGAATTTGAGTGGGCTTTATGCAATCTAAAGATTAATGGCCCATACAGGATAGCGTGAAATTAATGGGAATTTACAATAAACCAGAGAGTTAACAAGTTTATCTGAGGCCTGCAGCTCAATACATATGTTGATTCATGTGTTGAACAACGTCACAGTCACGGTTATTCAGTTATTCCTCTTGATTCAATAGTTTCTGATGAAGTCATCCAGCATATTTTACACGCGTGTTAAGTGGTTATAATCATACTGAAGATCAAAATGCAGAAACACCCCTGAGTACAAATGTTACTGAGCTACATTCAAACATACTCCtgtagtgtttttattgtttgtcatACAGTTTTATTTCATAACTCTGCTCTGACTTTGGTCCACCATTAATTTGATATCCTCTGGACATTCctaacacattacacacttaTTTAAATCTGCGCAAAACTTTGCTTCCCACATCATCCAATTGAAGGTCGCTCTCAAGTTGCACTTAGGCTCTTTTTTCTCTGACAAGGAGGTCCTCCTCTTGTTATTTAGGTGAAGGAGTGCCGATAATATACAGTTTGCATAGTGCTGGCGCCAGACTGACTCGCTGGGTATCTGACTGACTGAGGACTCCGGCAATTACTGGCTCTGCTCTTAAAGGGGCCGCAGCCACAAACCCATGTCCACTCTGCACTGAAGGGACTatccctgcagcagcagcattactgAGCTTATTTACAGAGCTGCTTTGCTCAGAagtcatcctgtgtgtgtgtgtgtgtgtgtgtgtgtgtgtgtgtgtgtgtgtgtgtgtgtgtgtgtgtgtgtgtgtgtgtgtgtgtgcgcgagtGAATGAAACTGTCTAATGATGCAGGACAAGCACAGGATAAAAAGATCAAGCAAAAACTCAGGGAATCAAATACAGTTCtcaaattaaataaagctaCAGTGAGATGAAATACTTGGAGGTTCAGAATATGTTGTACATATTAGTTTATGTTTGCAGTGATGCAGCTGTAAGCTTCACAAACTAAAGTTGACAGCTGGCAGACTTTGATGTAAAAATTCAATCATTTCATGAAGCAAAACAACACCATGTGAAACAGTTCAGTTTGATGATTTAGGATTACAATCATACggcctttaatttaattcaatttttttgttgttttttccagaaTCACCTCCTCCCCCATACTCTGTGTCCCGTTCAGATGAACACAAGCCACTGGGTGAGTTTGGAAAAATGGCCTCATTACAAACCAGTGAGTGACACAGAGGGTGTCGTCATTGCCATATTTTTAGATTGAAAACACAGATTACTGCTTGTGTTGGAAGTGACTCTGGTTGTCAGGATTTACCTGTGATCATCTCCCCTTTGATGACACCTGGACTTGATAATACGGAGCCTCTGTTTTTGCATACAAGCTGTCTGTTCTAGGTTCTGGATTacggctgcaactaataattatttccATAACAGATACATCTGATAATTAGTCTTTCAATTAATTATGTCAGAAAGTAGTGGCAAAACAGATTTATCCAGAGTCAAAGGGAATGTTTTCAGACGTTTTCCTACCAGCAGTTCAACACTTAGATATATTAAACTTGTAATAATGTAAAGCAGAGTAGAACAGAAAACCATAAAACGTGTGGCATTGTGtttgataaatgaatgaattgattatcaaaCTTTGATTCATCATCTACTTGTTACAGCTCTAGTCTAGTTCTCACTCTTCTACTGTAcctttgtccttttttctcccCACATTTACCAGACTCTACTCTGTCTTACACTGAAACTGTGCTGCCCCTCTCCTCCAACCCGCCTCACATTACGCCAAGAGACTACACAGGTGAGTAACTCTGCATTATTTATCATTGCAGAAGGACAAAAACATCGAGTCTGGGCAGATGTTTGCTTCAGATGGGCGTGATTTGTATTCCAGAGCAGGAAACTTTTCCAACAAGAAAAAGTTTTTGGTTGCATGAGATGTATGTGTGCGCATGCATTTACAGTCTCGCACACTcttgcatgcaaacacacacttacatccTCTCCATGAATGTTTACATAAACGAGTAAATTGCATTTACTGGAGTTATTATGTTGTGctttccttcctattttcaAAGGCTGTTAAGACAACCAAAAACTCTGCAGCATAAAGCTTCTATTGTCCGAGAGGCATGGGGGGCTCGGTGGGGGTCTGAGGTCTCTCACTATCTAGATGCCGCAGCAGTGTagcctttctgtctctctttctccctctgtacGCTTTCTCCACAGCAAAATATTTCACTGGGACGAAGCTGCAATAAGATCCCTGTGCATACTCCCAATCCCCTTTGCCTCTGGAACCACCCATCCccccctttccctctttcttccctcaAATCCCTCCATTCCTCTCGGCAATTGAGCAGTGGAAAGAGGCTGGCATTTCGGGGGCGGGGGAGCGGAGCGGCTCTGATGAGGCTGAGGTGTAGagttttgtgtgcgtgtgtgtatatgtggaaAGGGAGGGCTGAGGGGTGCGCTTGGACAGGAAACAGCCCCCTCTAGATGATGAAACTGGAGCTTTATTTGTTTACGTGCTGGGGTCGGGTGGAGAGGTGCTTGTAGCGTTAGAAGAAACCCACAAACCCACTCAATCAAGCCTCCCCGGACTCACTTGTGGACGGTGTTGAAAGGTGAATGGGCACCTATGAAGTCTGCGAAGTGTAGTCACGACACTGCAGACCTGTCTGAGGAGCCCAACGATacttaattgtgtgtgtgactgtcagATTCGATCACATATGATaaaatatttggtcatttaCAAAGTTTTCAAGTTGTTGTGCATGTTTGGTTGGTTTAGATGCATTTCTGTTGTCAGGAAGCCTCACCACTCTAAAGATTTAGAGCAggaatcaaaataaaaaagatgcattAACTCCTTTACCTTTACCCTTTACCTGTCCAAATAGTGATTTGAAGGATTAAAACTGCCAGGAATACAATTATGGGCTAGAAATGCTGacacttttcattatttttgttagGGTAAAGTTTGTCAAATTTAAACACACTGAGTCTAAAATTGCTGGAATCAGCTTATAAAATGCCCATCATGTGTTAGTTCTTTATTGTAGAATCGAATCTTTTGATTATGTGACTCAAGAgttgatatacatttttaatacaaataaCGATTGTTTCTCTCCTTTCAAATTGAAACACATCTGCCAAATCTGTATAGCATTTCTAAGTTAATTTCACTGACAAAACAAGGACACAAAGAGGCATTTTTGGAAGGGAAGCTTGAAAATAATCCAAACTTCTGTTGAGTCAAGGTCGCAAGTGAGTGAACAGTCAAGTTTTAGGCTGGGCTGAGTAGCCAGGGGAGGTCCCTCCTATTGTCTGCCTGGTGAAATAAGTAGAAATAGATCAGTTTTCTTACAAGAAGACGTGGTGTGtggagtgtttgtgtgagtctGCGTTTGTGTGTGGTCTCTGATCCCCTGCCCCCCACACCAGAGCACTGGAGCCCAGAGCCGAGGCTCGGGCCAAGAGCATGAGCAAGAGCAAGACTTGGCTAAACAGAAGTAATGAAGAAATCTGCATGCAGTTTTTGTCATGAGCTCTGACAGGTTATAAGATGCTGCTTTTGAGCTACAGCTGGTATAATAGCAGGAAATAAGCTGAACATGAAGCATGTATCAAAGAAGTGTAGCTTAAAAAGCCCTTGATGTTGGTTAGATCTTTCAAGAGTAAATGAGTCTTTTTTGTGCAGGTGATCCTCTGGAATATCATCTAAAGCCTGTGATGTTTTCTTtagaacaaaaacaagcattGAACATGTGCTCTGGCACTTTAgcatcttttttattattccttTTAAACCAGCTAGCtttaaagaaaaagcagagGCAGCAGGGCGTGGCCATACATACCTTTACCCTGGTCTCTTTTATCATTCGATCAGTTAACGTTCCCTTTAAACCACAGCAAACAGCCCTCGCTTTGAAAAAGGAAATGTCTACTGGGTGTTTGGTAGGCTTATATCAAGTTGGACCATCCCTCTGTGACTCCAACAAAACGTGTCATTCAACtgcttattgtgtgtgtttgtgtgtgtgcgtgtgcgtgtgcgtgcatgtacGTGTGTGCGACAGGGAGAGACATGGAGGAATTTCTGTCTGACTCAGTGATAAGATCGTCTCAGAGTACTCACATAGGGGTTCTATCaggacaaaacacacatataaacacactcacCAATCACGCGATTTGTTGGAAGGAAAAAGGCAAAGTTCTGCTTTCTTACCTTCATGATTGGTGCGTAACAAGCACTTAGATCTCTGTTGTATATTGCATTTAATGTGGCTTGTATTGCAGCACTATTTTCCACTGCTACCATCCTCCTGTAGTGTATATTATTCACATCATGTGACTGATACACAAATGACTAAATCTCTGACTAAATTTGGCAATATCTGTGGTTGCTGTTTGCcagattttttaaagcaatatgGCTTTAGGTTGACTGTGAGGGTTGATTGGTGGATTGGTTCAGAACACTTTGGtctaaactgaaatatttaactcaggatgaattgtaatgaaATCTTTTGACAAACAGGTCAAAATATCCACTCATacaaaaaatctaatttcatGGCAGGATACCTCTAATGCTTATTCCTGTCAGCCTTAGCTGTACTTTGAGATGGAAACTAACATACAATGCTTTCATAATTTACTTCCAGATCTGAACCACTGTCCACATTTCAGTTTTGTTCAAATATGGCAATGTGCTCATTGATGGCTGTTCCTGCCAGTAGGCAACTTTAATAATGGGGACTTTAGCTATCATGTTAAATCcatgaaaaataacaacagtaaTTAAGACCAATATATGGCGACAAGCATGTATGAGATCGACTCTGATGTACAGCTTGTTGTAAGtctaaaacatataaaaaaacaactcttaaaaagtgaaaaagacgCTGACAGGACTGAAACATTACTCGCTGCTGAAAGAATAAACCCACCTCCGAAACAAAAAACAGCGAACATGAACACAATATCAGACTGAATGGATGAGATGAAGTGAAATTGACATTCAGTCTG
This genomic interval carries:
- the LOC133978019 gene encoding mothers against decapentaplegic homolog 6-like encodes the protein MFKSKRSGLVRRLWRSRLVTESDGRDGNRRGEGGRNGPCSRNSGKLHRHEQRSVTHADPAAGLIVEAGELTESAEREEEEQPDDDRGAMCVPEHRGSRRGQEGDSRTVTCCLFGEWDLRSRSPYWAPRKDAGGPCQSSPRHAALEEELSSTAHVFLKRLKERCLDALVKAVETKGGIPSECVMVPSTELRLDAHHISPQYLLCRLYRWSDLPLSARLKALCHCQSFSAVDSAKVCCNPYHYSRLCGPESPPPPYSVSRSDEHKPLDSTLSYTETVLPLSSNPPHITPRDYTDTGTSLGSSTSGGHRSHWCSVAYWEQRTRVGRLYPAYEPSLSIFYDLPQGTGLCLGQLHANAYHSRRDDPGSHGTSGLHGHHSRIGGGNSSSSVQQIRSKIGFGIVLSREPDGVWVYNRSQHPVFVHSPTLDPPSARGLSVKRVMPGFSLKVFDYERSSWMAEHGVKPESQEGPWDPHSVRISFAKGWGPCYSRQFITSCPCWLEVLLNNHR